The Tenacibaculum jejuense genome includes a window with the following:
- a CDS encoding metallophosphoesterase, producing MSANSRLSRAFKNAKKLPLNQDSKYILFSDCHRGDNSFADDFSHNRKVYNYAISQYFNNGFTYIELGDGDELWENKFDAIFNANKDTFLLLKKFYDKNRIHFIWGNHDMDYKNPKHIKKNLSHYYESATEEHIELMPNASFCEAIKLENDNGKSIFLLHGHQADWFNYSFWKFSRFLVKYLWKPLQIVGIKDPTSPAQNFKELIKVEKHIEKWIRNNNNQVVVTGHTHRPRFPQPNELPYFNDGSCVHPRCITGIEIEDYQITLIKWHIITHENGTMQIVKTILEGPENLSNYVDLQHFITIT from the coding sequence ATGTCTGCTAATAGTCGATTATCGAGAGCTTTTAAAAACGCAAAAAAACTTCCGCTTAATCAAGATTCAAAATATATACTTTTCTCAGATTGTCATCGTGGTGATAATAGTTTTGCAGACGATTTTTCTCATAATAGAAAAGTATACAACTATGCTATTTCTCAATATTTCAATAACGGATTTACTTATATAGAACTTGGAGATGGTGATGAACTCTGGGAAAATAAGTTTGATGCTATTTTTAATGCTAACAAAGACACTTTTCTACTATTAAAAAAGTTCTACGATAAAAATAGGATTCATTTTATCTGGGGAAATCACGACATGGATTATAAAAATCCGAAACACATTAAAAAAAACCTAAGTCATTATTATGAATCTGCTACAGAAGAACATATAGAATTAATGCCCAATGCTTCTTTCTGTGAAGCAATAAAACTAGAAAACGACAACGGAAAATCTATCTTTTTACTTCACGGACATCAAGCAGATTGGTTTAATTACTCTTTTTGGAAATTCAGTCGATTTTTAGTCAAATACTTATGGAAACCTTTACAAATCGTTGGAATTAAAGATCCTACAAGTCCTGCTCAAAACTTTAAAGAATTAATTAAAGTAGAGAAACATATAGAAAAATGGATTAGAAACAACAATAATCAAGTTGTTGTTACTGGTCATACACATCGACCTAGATTCCCTCAACCTAATGAATTACCGTACTTTAATGACGGAAGCTGTGTTCATCCTAGATGCATTACGGGCATCGAAATAGAAGACTATCAAATCACCCTGATAAAGTGGCATATAATTACCCACGAAAATGGTACAATGCAAATTGTTAAAACTATCCTAGAAGGACCTGAAAACTTAAGTAATTATGTAGATTTGCAGCATTTCATAACAATTACGTAA